A region from the Hippopotamus amphibius kiboko isolate mHipAmp2 chromosome 15, mHipAmp2.hap2, whole genome shotgun sequence genome encodes:
- the LOC130836115 gene encoding olfactory receptor 5F1-like, producing the protein MNAANQTVTEFIFLGFSGVLYLRLALFVMFLTVYLLSLMGNTLIIFIVLMDSSLQTPMYIFLGNLSFLEIWYTTATVPKLLATCLSQVVTISVSGCITQYYFFFSMGATECILLAVMAYDRYVAICNPLRYSFLMSLQVCLWFAAGSWIGGFIAPVLPTVLISYLNFCDSQNINHFFCASEPIFKLSCSDTFLVEALGYTCTAVVILSSFLLTMSSYGHIVVTIIRISSRETRKKTFSTCASHLTVVTIYYGTIIFAYVRPPAKHNDTMGKVVSVFYCVVTPLLNPLVYTLRNKDVKKAFRKVLARKRFFLARPMQQI; encoded by the coding sequence ATGAATGCAGCAAATCAAACAgtaacagaatttatttttctgggattttCTGGTGTTCTATATTTACGGCTTGCATTATTTGTGATGTTTCTCACTGTATATCTGCTCTCCCTCATGGGAAACACACTCATCATTTTCATTGTTCTTATGGATTCGTCACTGCAGACACCGATGTACATTTTCTTAGGAAATTTGTCCTTCTTAGAGATCTGGTACACGACAGCCACAGTGCCTAAATTGCTGGCCACCTGTCTCTCACAGGTTGTTACCATCTCTGTTTCTGGTTGTATAACCCAGTactacttttttttctccatggGAGCTACAGAGTGCATCCTGTTGGCAGTGATGGCCTATGATCGGTATGTGGCTATATGCAACCCTCTAAGATACTCCTTCCTCATGAGTCTTCAGGTATGCCTGTGGTTTGCAGCTGGATCTTGGATTGGGGGCTTCATTGCCCCTGTTCTACCTACTGTACTCATATCTTATCTAAATTTTTGTGACTCCCAAAATATCAATCATTTCTTTTGTGCCTCAGAACCAATTTTTAAACTCTCCTGCTCAGATACATTCTTGGTGGAGGCCTTGGGCTACACATGTACTGCTGTTGTGATTCTAAGTTCTTTTCTTCTCACTATGTCCTCCTATGGACATATTGTGGTCACAATAATCAGGATATCTTCCCGGGAGACTCGGAAGAAAACTTTCTCCACCTGTGCCTCACACCTCACTGTGGTCACCATCTATTATGGCACCATTATCTTTGCCTATGTTCGCCCTCCAGCCAAGCACAACGATACGATGGGTAAAGTAGTCTCAGTGTTCTACTGTGTGGTTACCCCACTTTTAAACCCTCTTGTATATACCCTAAGAAACAAAGATGTGAAGAAAGCTTTCAGAAAAGTTCTagcaagaaaaagattttttttggccAGACCTATGCAGCAGATTTGA